The genomic interval TCCAATCCCTGTGACTGGCTTAACTGTATTCCACATCATGTGACTGCCTAAACTGTATTCCAGAATGTGTGACTGGCTTATCAGTATTCCAGACTGTGTGACTGGCTTCAATGTATTCCAAACTGTGTGACTGGCTTCAATGTATTCCAGACTGTGTGACTGGCTTCAATGTATTCCAGACTGTGTGACTGGATTCAAAGTATTCCAAACCGTGTGACTGGCTTTACTGTATTCCAAACTGTGTGGCTGGCTTCAATGTATTCCAGACTGTGTGACTGGCTTCAATGTATTCCAAACTGTGTGACTGGCTTAACTGTATTCCAAACTGTGTGACTTGCTTCAATGTATTCTAGACTGTGTGACTGGATTCAAAGTATTCCAAACTGTGTGACTGACTTAACTGTATTCCAAACTGTGTGACTGGCTTCAATGTATTCCAGACTGTGTGACTGGCTTCAATGTATTCCAGACTGTGTGACTGGATTCAAAGTATTCCAACCGTGTGACTGGCTTAACTGTATTCCAAACTGTGTGACTGGCTTCAATGTATTCCAAACCGTGTGCCTGGCTTAACTGTATTTCAGACTGTGTGACTGGCTTAACTGTACTCCATACCGTGTGAGTGGCTTAACTGTTCTTCATACTGTGTGACTGTCACTGGCTTAACTGTATTCCATACTGTGTGACTGGCTTCAATGTATTCCAGACTGTGTGACTGGCTTCAATGTATTCCAAACTGTGTGACTGGCTTAACTGTTTTCCAGACTGTGTGACTGGCTTCAATGTATTCCAAACCGTGTGACTGGCTTAACTGTATTCAAGACCGTGTGACTGGCTTAACTGTACTCCATACCGTGTGACTGGCTTAACTGTTCTTCATACCGTGTGACTGTCACTAGCTTAACTGTATTCCATACTGTGTGACTTGCTTAACTGTATTCCCGACTGTGTGACTGGCTTAACTATATTCCAGACTGTGACTGGCTTAAATGTATTCCAGACACTGTGACTGGCTTAAATGTATTCCAGACAGTGTGACTGGCTTAACTGTATTCCAGACTGTGTGACTGGCTTAATTATATTCCAGACTGTGACTGGCTTAAATGTATTCCAGACAGTGTGACTGGCTTAACAGGTCTCCATGCTGTATGACTGGCTTATCTGTATTCCATACTGTGTGACTGCCTTAACTGTATTCCATACTGTATGACTGGCTTAACTGTATCCCAGACTGTGTGACTGGCTTAACTGTATTCCAGACTGTGTGACTGTTGTTACTGTATTCCAGACCGTGTGACTGGCTTAACTGTATTCAAGACCGTGTGACTGGCTTAACTGTATTCCAGACGTGTGACTGGCTTTACTGTTTTCCAGACTTGTGACTGGCTAAACTGTACTCCAGACGGTGTGACTGGCTTCAATGTGTTCCAAACTGTGTGACTAGCTTAACTGTATTCCAGACTGTGTGACTGGCTTAACTGTATTCAAGACCTTGTGAGCGGCTTAACTGTATTCCAGACTGTGTGACTGGCTTCAATGAATTCCAAACCGTGTGACTGGCTTAACTGTATTCCAGACTGTGTGACTGGCTTAACTGTAATCCATACCGTGTGACTGGCTTCAATGTAATCCATACCGTGTGACTGGCTTAACTGTATTCCAGTCGTTGTGAGTGGCTTAACTGTATACCAGACTGTGTGACTGGCTTCAATGTGTTCCAGACTGTGTTACTGGCTTAACTGTGTTCCAGACTGTGTGACTGGCTTAACTGTATTCCAGACTGTGTGACTTGCATGACTGACTACTTTTGTACTGTCTTTGGCTCACATTCTCCTTAACTTCCAGGCAgcaaaagtaaaaacaacaaaagtttttttataaacaatactATTGTTTTACTCCCCAGATaagacacattttattttaattgactaGGCCCCACCGTCAGCGGGGACGCCCACAGAAGAAGCAAACACCTTCGAAACCAGTACTGCCAAGAATTGGATCTAACGAGTCTAACCCAGGGTAAGAAGTTGAAACTTGGTATTCATGCTGATCCACTAGTCCGGgacttgttgtcccctaccggtgaaaccgaaggggacttatggtttgcactctgtgtgtccgtcagtcagtttgtcacacttttctggatcctgcgataactttaaaagttcttcgtatttttttcatgaaacttgaaatatggatagatggcaatatggatattatgcacgtcatttcattttgttcctatgtaaacaattctggttgctatggcaacaaatataaaaaatatattttaaaaatctgacaatggtggagtttcaccggttggggaccatattgcttgacaatagtctttaaatttgttttattaaaaaaaaaaagaaaccttTTTGCCTCAAAATGTTGTGACAAATTTTCATCAATAATTGTTATCAAATGCTTATCAGGTGTAAAAATGAATACTCAAGCCATGGGCCCATGGCTTGAGAGGTTTTTAGTGCAGATAATCAAAAATAGATATCACAGTGACAGCTTGTTTTTAATCTCAAATGTATACAGATACAGTACATTATTACAAGGTATCACTTAGTCGTACATGTTGTCAAAGTCACTCATTCAATAGATAGCCTATTGTCTCCTACCATTATTACCATAATTACAATTGCTGTGTTTCTAGGAGCGCGAGGAAGTCCAGTCTACGCAAGGGCGGCTCCAACTCGAGCAGTCTGAGGTCGTCGGAGAATGTCGACGAAGATAATCTGATTGACCAGCTATGAACACAACGTCACACACCAATGTCAGTGACTTTCTGCAGCATCTCACttatatgtgtttgtgtttaacttGAGTCAATATGTTTTCATCATTTAAATCCCTTCAATTTTGCAATTTATCTGTACAATTCTTGTTATGTCTATAGCTATATTGTTCAGCTCTCTTGGTCAAATTtgttaaacacaaacaaaaacttGCGTACTGCATTATGTAGAAAAGGCATACGGCAGTATATAGAAAAGGCATGTTAAATGAACGCATTTCCAAAGCAACCCGGatatttcaaagcaaaaacattGATAGAATTCTTTTTCTCCTTATGCGTGTAATATAGTCATGACACATCGAAGACTGTTAAGTGTAGTGTGTACACACATGTAGATTTTAAAGATGCAATTCATAGCAAATATTTGTTTCCGTTGAGATTTGCTTAAAATTCAGACATCAATTTCTTGAGTCATTTCAGAAATgctgtttgaatgttaatgtttatgaaattctatTTTTTATGCAAGCTTATACTAGGCTTTATATTTAGTGATGGTTTTCTTGAAAATTTTAGTTTTAAAGTTAAATGTGAAACTTTCGCTTGATAAGTATTATTTCATGATActttattattaacattattgCGTCTGATTCAagtttttatcttttatttgtagcAAAACACTTTCTATCATTTTACCAACTTCAgccatttaataaataattgttaaaatgctgttgtttttgttatcttACATTCTTACTAAAAAATAATAGTTGTTATGAAACTAAAGAATTATTTAAAGTGGATGATTTATCTGACTAAGTCATACATTCAGTAAACTTTCTGCTGAGATAAGAATGGATTTCTAATCACCATCTGAGTCTTGGtcgaaaaaactgggcttaatgcatttgtatgGTGAAGTCTGCACAACCTAATAAAGGACCACACTTTCGTCTTTTacagaatttttattttcaaggtaGTCCTCTCAACACAAAAGGGTAACTGTACAGAttaatctaagacgacacttgccacacatgcattaagcccagttttcccaaaacgagtcTCATCTGATGGTTTCCATTGCAAAACATTAAGGGATGTACCTTGCACTATGCCGATAGGACATTTGACCCATTCCTAGGGGCAATTATCTCTCTGTGTTGAGTACAattaacaagaggcccatgagggcctgaatcgctctactgctgcactgtgcaagtttgggaaaaataagatggaaactgtgtacttaatcggcaaacaaggagaattatctcaaattcaaggggagattattgtgtacttatttctctgatactgctcatattcaatagggttcaagtcatcattgatataaagatactgtgccaATTTGgcaataattggatgaaaactggaattaattgcataaacaagcgggatttcaaaattttctcatattcaaggggaagtcattctggacttattgctttgatattgctctttttaaaaaagggtttgaatcctcattgatacaaagacactgtgcaagtttgccaagaattggatgaaaattatggactttatcacataaaaaaaacctgaattttcattttttcctcaaattcaaggggagataattctgggcttataactccaatattgctcattttcaatagggtttgactcatcattcagataaagacactgtgcaagttggttAATGATTGGATTTAAAACTGTaaactttattgcgtaaacaagccttatttcacatttttctcaaattcaaggggagataattctgatgtaacccattttcaaaagggttcgagtcctcattaatataaagacactgaacaagtttgaaaagaatccgATGAAAACTGGacttatcgcgtaaacaagaaaaagtgtagcgcacgcacatacggacggacagacgacggaaaaccacgccatgacataagctcttaacaagagcaccgcataatgggtgccacgctcggatgcgaaagcttgttagaatttttttttttaaaggtcacagtgaccttgatctttgacctagtgacccaaaatgggtgtggcgtgtagaactcgtcaaggtgcatctacatatgaagtttcaaagttgtaggtagaagcactttgattttagagccactGTAAAGGTTTTATCACGACaccggcggacgacgagcaggctatgacaatacctcaggttttctccgaaaatagccTCGCTTAAAATCAGAAACTTTGTAATTCTAAGCAGATATACAACTGTAGTAAAGTTTTTGGGGTAAACTTCAAGCAATGGGGCAGGATGggcaaaataatgaaaaagattaataaaaaaaatgaaatgttacaaTTCTTGTTTTTAGTCTCAGATGAAAGGCAAATTTAACACTTTTTGTCTAATGATTCACTCTGTTGTCTCTATGAAATATATCAGTCTAACTTAAAGCTTCTGTCTAACACAACCTTTGAATATCCTTTGCCAAACACCTAGGGATGTAGTTTTGCTTTGCCTGTTATCTATCTGTccaatgttttttatatatttggcaGGAAAACTATTGTTATACTGACCTTAATTACTTTACGCTTTCCCAAATTTAGTCCCATAGAAATTTACTGAAGTGAACAGGGTTTTTTACCCACATTAATTTTATCTTGAGACCTCCATAATGAAGATAGTACAAGAACACCAATTATTATTGACAAGAACTATAGTTTGCAGTTTTATTTGGTCAAAATTTCTGTTTGTCAAGTTTTCaccatttaatttaaacatttgtctTAAATAATAAAGACAACTGTCAGTCTCTATCAAGAACAAGTCCAAACAACTATCGTACAAAAAACTTCTATTGGTTCTGAAGTGAACTAGTTGGTCAAGACATTTATTTCGAAGCGTCAAACAATGCAATATGAGATGTAATTAGCAAACACACGGTACAGTATTTTGCTAATCTATCCAGTATGGATATTAAGTTTTCAGGGAGTTGTCAATCATACTTCTCCCAATTTTAATACACCATAACCGCAGGCAAATATTGTAAGAAACAAGCTCAACTTACATTATAATTGataatgaagcttaaattatttttgataaacaagAACATCAGTTAATATTCAAATGCCTATATTGCTGTTTGAACATTAacatcatgcaaaaattggtTCTTTGCAAATGCTGCAGCGTAGTTCCAGTAATGCCTGGTTAGTTGCTACCGTCTGCATGTGAGACTGTAAAACCTTGCATACTAAAGCAGGCAGCATAGGGTggtatggagctacgctggccacatatggtttaagatccatttttgcctaacacatttatgcctagtggactctcccatcctaaattggatcaatttatttccaaaaataggcaTGTCTAGttgatttatttctatatttagaatatttcttacagaaattcctttgggcaaacagcgcagaccctgaggAGACGCCGCATTACGTGGGgtcgcatctgggtctacgctgtttgcctaggcctttttctagaagctaggaataaatgggttaactctGTTCATGTTAGAATGCAAGGAAATATTGGCATATATTTGTTAGAAATTTGTCTCTTGGGTTCCAGCTGCAAAATGTGGTAGATCTTCACACACTTGAAATTAAAATACCGGTTAGTAATCACTTTACAAAATgcgtttttatttaagaaaatgatatCATCAAGCTATGCCTGAATAATTGCTTCGGACCTGAATGCCTCCTGATCAATTTTTATTTCCACGTTCTTAGtacaaataatttttattactttatatctcacctcctacaaaaaatGACCTAATCAGATTGGCTTAGAGTGGTCATGTGCCCATGGTGTTCCATACACCccaagtaatttccatacaccccaagtaatttccatacaccccaagtaatttccatacaccccaagtaatttccatacaccctgaATAATCTAGTAGtctacaccatcagttactaacagtgtaacttatAATAAACATTGTTAAGACGTAAATcatctttaactctttcagtgcgggaaccgaattttgaaggcttttgcaaacagtttggatccagatgagacgccacagaacgtggcgtctcatctggatccaaactgtttgctattctgatagtattttttgaaaaaaaatcgaagaaaatgctaattttagaaattcagcagacgacattttagcagacgacaaatttaccagcatgcaaagggttaacatttctAGATTGAAAAGGCTCACATTAACAATGATTTAtacagaataaacaaaacataaaattaagatTTGGGTCTACAGATAATCATCATTTTCTCAATTTGTGTACTAAGGACGTTTTCCATTTATAGCATGGGTGGCATAAACCTGATTCTGATTCCCCATCTGCCATTTTATTCTGTTGCttacatattttatgtattatatattgtaCTGCCTACAATGCCATCCAAATATAAAATGTGACAGCAATCGCAGAACCTAGACATCGGATAATTCTTGTCTACAAGAGGTtactaaattaaaagaaaataaaacaacagcACATTTGGTTTCAATCtagattatatttttaaaatgtctataaaaatacagttcaaatataattaaaaagatGTACAAAAGTAAAATGGCAAAACTTAAAAgttatattgcatatattaaaacaaaaaagaacaataCTAATATGTACAGAAATCTTTAGTTTGTATAACTATTATTCCAAAGAATCTGTTCGGATGTCATAcatacatttttcattaaaactgttaATTATCTCTGTTTTTTTGCAGATCAGATATAAGATAACTCTAATGTTTGTCGTAACTTCACATTTGCAAAAAGTAATCAGTATGTAGACcagaaatgtaaaataacattagaTAGAATTGACTACTGACAGTACTATGCTATATCCTGATGAATCATAATTATTTGAGCTTTAAATATACCTCTTCAGAGGGTTTTCAGCggtggtttaaaaaaattattgcatgCTATGACACAGTAATAATGTAATTGTGCTATAATATTGCTCTAAAACACATCTAAGTAACTATACAATACTGGCTGTAAATAAGTATGTTTATCTGGACTGAAAACTTGTGTTGCATACTGTTGTTATCATTAACATGTATTTAGATACATAAAATGTTTCACTAACATAGACATAAACAGGTATGATTAATCACAAACATATTTCATCATGATAATCAATATATATCATGTTCagtaaacaaaaaacacactCTTTTCAGAGTAAACGTATATACAGAAGCATTCCTTTACTAAAACTTGCATTACTCTCAGACATTATTATTTTGTGCAGAAAATCCTCCATATCTCAATGAAACTTATTCAAAAAAAAATCTCTGTATTACAATTTGTTTTGAGGTGGGTTTTTTAAAATGTCTGAGCCACTATTTTAAAAGCGCTTTCCATCACATTATTTTAAAGgtgtttcaatattttaatagTAACCATGACGTCAGAGCCGACAAAAGACCCAGCAGAAGACTTGGGGCATGTGATGCAGCTAGATTACACTCGTCCGTAGAACACAGGCATCGGATCTGCATGCCGGAGTCCATGTCTATAGCTTCACAGAACTCCCCTGAAACCATCCACAGACACCACGTTAACGGTTAACCAGAGGGGAAACAAACCAATATCACAGCTGTGTTGGTACCaacaatataacaagagcaccgcataatgggtgccacgctcggctacgggtgcagttttgaataaatgaaagcttgtcagaatttatcacagtgaccttgacctttgacctagttaccccaaaatgggtgtggtgtgtagaactcatccaTGTGCATCTACatagtttcaaaattgtaggtggaagctttgattttagagcaaatgttaaggttttagcatgactcGGACGTAAAACTGGAAGACAATTAattatgaaacacattttaaatggaTGAAATGGGTTAAATTCGCTCAAGATATGATGGTATGTTAtttcaacatgtaataaatatttttcgtatattTTAATGCTACATAGCATTTCCAACAATGCAAATGTTTTCAGCCATGTTGTTGACAGTTTTCACACACCGTGTACAATTTGTAATGCAATTTTGCTCTATAATCTGATCTAGGTAGCGTACCTGCATCTGGTGCTGTAACACATCCTCTGGTGACTACAATGGACCCtgaaaaacatttaacaatggtCAAGCAAACACAAACATAAGTTTTTTTGGATAACTTTATCTACATTTATGTACATTCATAATTTGTACCATTCACATACATACTGAACATGTTTTGCTTGCCATTAAAGATAATCTCAAAATGAAATACTTTCACatgttttgttaatatattaaatgaatTGCACCAAAAAATGcataattgaaaattataaactGCACAATACTTCAGTACCATTAAGTTATCACAACTCGTTTTTCAAACAAATCTAatcaataacaagagctgtctccataggatgacatatgcccccaataaacgctttgatagaagttattgaaatgcactaagtgaccctgtgacctagtttttgacctggcatgacccatattcgaacttgacctagatattgtctagatacaacttctgaccacgtctggtaaagatcggatgaaaactatttaaattagagagcggacacgaaaagtgtgacagactgacggacagtgcgaaaactatatatccccttttcttcaaaagggggcataaaaatactgatACATACTTTTAGGTTCTCCGGTTATAAAGCCCGAGTCGTACAACTTCAGCGTAGTTTTAACTTTCAAACAGTGTGTGTCACGCATGCCACATTCATCAACGTTATCTGCATTTCCTGCAGCATCGTACGAGGTAAGTCCCTCGAACCTGTCACCGCATTGTGCCCCATCCCATGAGTTACATTGATGGCAGTTTATGGCCGCTCCTACATGTTGGAAGAACATTATGTAAATATCGGAATTCttgataaaaatgtgttgttgtttttgcactatttaataaaaaaataataaaataatactaaacaatttaaatacttgttttcatttacaacaaAAAGAGAAACACTTATTCATTTTTGGCAAACAGTATCTACTGGACATAAACTAAGACTATTGGGGAGTTAAAAACAGGGATATTTGTTTGGTTAATTTGTTTTTTCAATTAGGCAACTGCAGTACAACAACATTCGTTCACATGTATGACATTTCACACATTATCATATTTTGTTCAAGGAATTGTGGAGATTTTTAGAAGATTGCTTTATCTGGAGTCTGAAGTGATATGTACAAAAATTAAGATGGCCGGAACCAGTTATAAGATAAAAGGTTTTAAACATACGTACAGAAAATGATAAATCAAACAATATAAGACACAGTTCCAAACACATACAACAAACAATCGGTCCCTATTCAGGcacaaaatttaaaacataaatacaattaacattaatgTAATGCTTTGAGTAAGCGGCCAGTTATTTAAAACATTAGAAGACCGCAAAACTTCAGAAGTTAAGTCGTAAGTTTACTTGACACCTGACACAGGTGCgcaattatacaaatataactTGTAAGCACAATCCATAGGTACGTGATCGTGGAATTACCTTTTTGTATTACTCCGAAAAGGGCCACAGTAAATACAGCTGTTTTAAatgaaatcattttttttaaatctgcaaaCCTTCAATTCACAAAATCACGGAAATAGACGCCATATGTAATTAACGTTTCACAGGTAAGGCAAGGGACATAACTACTGAGAGCCACTGGTCCCCGGCCTATGTGTTCACAGGTAAAATTACACATTTTCACTTAAACGTGATAACGCTGCTAAATTCTGTGTACACGAAATGTTAAAATACTAATTTATAGAGACATATACAagccagtgttttttatggcaatttcggggccgatattcggcccattcccctaaaaaaagagtatatatttttcgcccattttgtaaaaaaatccccttcagaagttaaaaaaaattaaaaagtttactgtctcataatcatgataaatatatctcaaatttatttcataaacaactaacaaagtatataactataatttatattattttgaattattttaaagagttgtattaaatagttgttcccaaatcagtggactgcatttttctcccaaattggccaagaaaaggcctgatgtatttatattgtgtcaatatttgttgataaaatcattccaatttggtccattttattgataaaaaatgctcaaatttgcccttttatcgatttaaaagatcccaattagactcaaaatggcaaagaaaactgagactgtgcatgaaggctgaaatGTCTGAAACTGATGTTGAgatatcattgatatatatattttaattttaagaaaaaggacaaataCATTcaactgtgaatattatattcatacaagcatgtgtattaatataataaatatcattacatataaacaagtgaatttttaattttccccttttcctaaaaaacgatgcattttttcccctttggacgggccccgccaccattcccctataaatgaaaaaaacactgcaagcAATACAGAATGACTTAGTATTTAGTAATCGTTAATGTCTCTAAGCATATGCATTTCAGTATTGCAATCATGTATGCTTGACGTTTTCGTTATTACATTAATGAACATCCCAACAAATATATCCATAAAGGTCCCATGTAGGCTAGCCCATATTTAACCGCATTGGCTGTATACGAGTACACCCAAATGGGATAGCCTATATATATCGAACATACATTGGAAAGGCAATAATGTCATTCCAAGATACAACTCTACAGATCCCATAGTGCAGCACTAttaggaaaaaaataaataaaatgtatttattttgtacaaACCTATTATATTTGAAATCAAGTGTGAAAACTCGGTTTTAAGGATCATTTTATCTTGTATCGTTTATATAACACTTTAGGCCAATACTTGCCTAATTGAGCCCTATTAGGATATGAAAATATCCAAGGACTGATGCGCAGGCATTAATTTAGACATACGTAGATCCCTTAAAATGGTTAGATGTTTACAatgttacataatttatgtaccacaTGTGTTATTCATTAATATGATATCTAACCATATAAATCTGCAATATAAGCGCATGAAAATGTTGTTTGTAAAGAACAGTAAtaccttttatttaatattttcccgTATCGTAttacattttatatgtatttatgcgattgtaatattttcagttttgaaAATATATGACATTCTGTTGGAACATGTTGCCAAAAACAAAGTAAACATGAAATagaaatattaaatgtatttgatttatttatatatatatatatatatatatattatgtacgAAGGAATGCTCATCTAGGTTAGACATGGGATTCCAACAAGCCG from Dreissena polymorpha isolate Duluth1 chromosome 1, UMN_Dpol_1.0, whole genome shotgun sequence carries:
- the LOC127835771 gene encoding uncharacterized protein LOC127835771, producing the protein MISFKTAVFTVALFGVIQKGAAINCHQCNSWDGAQCGDRFEGLTSYDAAGNADNVDECGMRDTHCLKVKTTLKLYDSGFITGEPKRSIVVTRGCVTAPDAGEFCEAIDMDSGMQIRCLCSTDECNLAASHAPSLLLGLLSALTSWLLLKY